GGAATAGGCTGATATCAAAGGATTGGGGCATTTTGCCCCTTTTTTAAATTGTCCTTGACAAAGGGTACTGTGGGGATTTTTAATTCAGAGGGTGACCCTCGGAATTAAACTTAGAAGATATTTGTGTAAAGCTTTAGAGTTTTGCGTAATTGTACAGGAAATGGGGAAATAACTTTTACTTCTAAATTATTAAATTTTGAGAATAATATTAATTTTATATTTGCACTTAATAAGAATTAGAATGTGATAAGGTGAACCGTACAATAAATGACGAGGACTTTTTTGATAAAAAATATAAGGTATAATTTTAACTTGAGTGGATAATTTTAATAGTTAATAGTATACTAGTAAAAGGATATTATTAAGAAAGCAATGGAGGTTGTGTATAGTTGGAACAATTATCAATTTTTAATAAAGTAGATGACTTCCAAGAACAACAAACTGATGATAGGGAATTAAGCATAGAAGAAATTAATAAATTTATTAATGAACACAAACTTACCGAAAGAATTGATATTATAAACACTGAGAATGCTTCAAAAAGAAGATTTACAATTTTATCTCTATTTTCAGGTTGTGGCGGTTTGGACTTAGGTTTCAAGGGTGGATTTACATATTTACATGGGAATTATGAAAGAAATAACTTTGATATTATTTGGGCTAATGAGATAAATAGTCAAGCTGTTGAGACATATAGGAGTTACTTTGGAAATCATATTGTTTGTGAAGATATAAATAATATTAGAGATGATGAATTCCCACAAGCAGATATTATAATAGGTGGATTCCCTTGTCAAGATTTTAGCTTAGCTGGTAAGAAGCAAGGTCTTAATGTAGAAAGAGGAAGACTATATTTACAAATGAAAAGAGCAATAGATGCTGTTAAACCAGTGGCATTTATAGCTGAAAATGTTAGAAATTTAATGGTGATGGGAAATGGAGTTGTTCTAAAGACAATAATAGATGATTTTAAACAAAGTGGATATAATGTTTATTTTCATTTATATAATGCAGCAAATTATGGAGTACCTCAAAATAGAGAAAGGGTAATTATTTATGGTATAAGAGAAGACCTTAATAATATACCATTTATACCATTAGAGACTCATTCTTTATATAATTGGGTGACGGCAAGTGAAGCTATAGATGATTTATGGGATAAACTAGATACTAATATTCCAAATCATTCAAGGCGAGATTATTCAAAAGCAAAGTTTTATGAAGGAAAAAGAACTCAAGGGAACATAAGGATACAAAGTGATAAGGTAGCACCAACTATAAGAGCAGAGCATCATGGAAATATTGAAGGGCATTATAGGACATATGGTGATGAATCAGACTTATCAAATTGGAGAAGGTTATCAGTAAGAGAATGTGCTAGGATACAAACATTTCCTGATGATTTCATTTTTCAATCTGCGGCATCATCAGCATATAAGCAAGTTGGTAATGCTGTACCACCAGTTTTAGCATGGAATATAGCAAGAGCACTATTTTTATCATTAATAAGAATTAAGTAGGCTAGAGAAGCCTACTTTCATTTTATAAGAGAGTTTATTGTTGCTTTTAAATTACCTTTTTCATCTTCACTTAATAGTTCATATTTTTCTAGGAATTTAATTATAAATTTACGTAAGTTGTTATTATACCATGGTTCATTATTTTTAATTGAAGATGAAAATAAAACTTCAATCCATCTGTCTGCTAAGTAATACTGCCAATCAGAAATTAAATCATACTTTAATTTTTCATCATCTGAATTAATAGAGTATACTAACAAATTATCATTAGATATTCTATTAGTATTATTCCATGATGTTAATTCGTTAAATGCTACTTGAGGTCTAGGACTTCTATCTGGAAATTGTAACTTTGAATTAATACTATGTATATATTGACCTGTCGTTAGTTCAATAGAATTTTTATTATGCTTTACAAATATAACCCATTCATCAGCATCAATCTGTTGAATACTTGAGCCTGGAATTGCATTATTTTTAGTTGATTTTAATTCTATAGAACGATAAGTAGTATTAGTACCATCTGAAATTTTGAAAAATAAATCAGGATTAGTATATACAGAAGACTTATTTTCTGCAATTTGTTCTTTATGCTCAATTGACAATTCATCTGGTAAAAAAACTTTAGTTATGGATATGTTACTAAAATATTTATAGTGGAAATTCTCCTTATAACTAGATAAATTTAGATTTAACTGAGTTTCTAATTTAGATTGTGGTAATTTGTTAAAACTATTCTCTATAAATTCTTTTATGAATACCTTTAATGGCCTATCTGTATTAGCTTCATCAGATTGAAAACTAACATCAAGTAAAGATGTTTTTGAGTCATTAAGTGATAACTCTAATTCATACATGTATGCAAACATAAAGCAATTGACTGTATCATTAAAATCATAAAAAATCATTTTTTTAAATCTCCCCTTGTAGTCATATAGTAATATATTAACAAATATATCTAAGCTTGTACATAATTTAGTATCATATGAAACTTTCAAATATATATTATAGTACTAGAAATCATCACCAAAATGAATAATTAAAGTACACCCCAGGGGTGGTTTTAATGACATAGTATATTAATCCCCCATCTGAGATGGGGCGAATAGAATGTTGTTCGATAGGCATCCAGAGTATAGAAGTAGATGGGGAGAAAGACATTTCTGGGCAAGAGGTTATTATGTAGCAACGGTAGGAAATGTAAATGAAGATACAATAATAGAGTATATAAGGCAACAAGAAGAGAGTGATAAACTAGAAGACGGAAGAAAATAGCAAAGGCCTCGCATGAGAGGCAACCAGTAAAAATGGCTTTGCGAAACCGCCTTTAGGCGTGCCAGTAACGTGTCCTGGAGGGACCAAAATTAAACCACCATTTGAAATGGTGGTTGCTAACTTAAAGGAAGTTACTATATGATTTATATTGGAGTAAATTAATGTTAAAACTTATTTACTATAATCAACCTTTAAATGTAAAATATAATTAAAATGTAAATTATTACAATGATGAGATGTAAGTAAGGCATGTGAAAATAAATAGTAAGTACAGATGTTAGCATACTGACTAGTTATTATTTGAATATACCTAATTAAATAGAATATGAAGGTGATATATTGTGGAAGCTGAAATTAAAGAAATAATAGATTCAGAGGATAAGAAAAATCCTTATACTGATGAGGAAATAGCAAAACAGATTGGTGTAGTGAGAGATAGTAACTCAATACAGAAAAATTAATAAAATTCCGGATTCAAGACAGAGAAGAAGAGAAGTCATATTGAAGGATGCACTGGAAATTATAACAGAGGATAGAAATATATCAGATAGAGCATTTACAAGAGATTTAAATGCTAGAGGCTATAAATTATCCAGATATACAGCAGTGGAAATAAAAAAGGAGGCTGTTAAATTTTTGGTAGAGTCTGGTGATGCTGCAGGTGAAAACAATAATAAGAAAGAAAATAAAATTGAAGTTAAAGAAAACGTTACCTTAAAGAAGAACAATATGGGAAAAGCTGATGATCCTTTTGATTGCATTATAGGCCATGAGGATAGTCTGAAGCTTCAGATAAATCAGGCTAAGGCAGCAATTTTGTATCCCCCTAATGGACTTCATACCCTGCTTTTAGGACCCTCTGGAGTAGGTAAAAGCTATATGGCTGAGGTTATGTATAATTTTGCAAGAACTACAAAAAATTTTTTGCCTAATGCTCCTTTTATGGTGTTTAACTGTGCTGATTATGCGGATAATCCTCAATTGCTGCTATCACAGCTATTTGGACATGTAAAAGGTGCCTTTACCGGTGCGGCAGACGGTAAAAAAGGTATGGTAGAGCTCTGTAATGGTGGAATATTATTTTTGGATGAGATACATAGACTTCCATCTGAAGGACAGGAAATACTTTTTTATCTGATAGATAGAGGTAAATTCAGAAGACTTGGAGAAACGGAACTTACAAGAGAAAGTAAATTGATGATTATTGCTGCTACTACTGAAAGTCCTGAGGGATCTTTACTTTTGACTTTTAGAAGAAGAATACCTATGATAATTGAAATACCTTCTATTAATGATAGATCCTATAGAGAAAGGTTTGAAATAATAAAAAATTTCTTTTTGAATGAAAGCATAAGACTGGGAAAAGACATATTTGTAGCAAGGGATGTTATAAAATCTTTTATGGTATATGACTGCCCTGGAAATATAGGACAACTTAAAAGCGATATTCAGGTATGCTGTGCAAAGGGATTTCTGCAATCCACCCTCAATAGTGTAGATAAGGTGAAAGTCAGTTTTAAAGATGTGCCGGACTATGTTAAAGAGCAGGTTTTAAGTTTTAATGCAAAGGATAAGGAATTAGAAAAATACACCTGTGAGGATATAATAGTTTCTTCAAAGGGAATAGAGATACTTCGCAAGGAACAATACAATTCTGTGGACAAAGATAATATTTACATGTTTATAGAGGAAAAGTACAAGAAATTAAAAAATGATGGCTATAGTGATAGGGATATTAATAAAATAATAGGCAGTCAGGTAGAGGAGGAACTTGTAAGATTTGCTTCAGCAGTAAATTTATCTTCTGATAACATACAGGAGCTTGTGGACATTGTAGGTAACGAAATACTGTCCATTATAGAAGATATTTTTAATCTGATTAAAGAAAATATACCTGAAATACAGAGAAAAGTAATATGCTCTTTAGCAATACATTTGAAATCTGCCTATGATAGGATACTTAATGCACATAAAATAGTTAATCCAAATCTTCATATGGTTAAAAAGGAATATAGAAGAGAATATAGTGTATCTAGGAAAATTGCAGAATTGATAAAAAACAAGCTTAATATAAATTTTCCGGAAGATGAAGTAGCCTTTATTGCTATGTACTTAAAACATTTTCAGCACAAAAATAAGCTGCAAATATCTGGAAGAGTGGGAGTAATAGTATTATCTCATGGCAGGGTAGCTTCTGGTATGGCAGAGGTTGCTAACAGGTTACTGGGAGTAAAACATGCTGTAGGTCTTGAAATGGAACTTAGTGATTCGCCAAATATAATGTTGGAGAAAACTATAAAACTTGTGAAGCAGGTGGATGAGGGTAAAGGTTGTATTTTGCTGGTGGATATGGGGTCACTTACAACCTTTGGAGATATAATAACTGCAAAAACTGGAATTCCAACAAGGGTAATAGGGAGGGTTGATACGCTTATGGTGCTGGAATGTGTAAGAAGAGCTCTTTTGCCAGAAGATACCCTTGATAGCATAGCTGATGAAATAGACAACAAAAATTATATCAGTAGTGGTATTAATATAGATGCGGATAATATGACTAAAGCAATAATAACTCTGTGTATAACAGGAGAAGGAGCGGCAGAAAGGGTAAAGGAATACATTAAAAATTATTTAGGAGAGACCATTAAAGATATAGATATTATACCTTTAGGGTATATGAATGGTGAAAATGTAATTAGTACCATAGAGAGAGTGAGCAGAAATAAAGAGATTCTAGCTGTAGTAGGAACTATAAATCCCGAAATTAAGGACATACCTTTTATATCTGTAGAAAATATAGTAACAGGTAGAGCTTTAAATGCTTTGGAAAACCTTATCAATAAGAAAAATATATTAAAAAACAGATTGGCGAAGGTAATTCCTGAGGAGTTCATTTTCCCAGAGGAGAATTATAAGTATAAGGATGAGCTTTTGGATAATATGGCTAAAAGACTTATTGAGGCAGATTGTGTAGAAGAGGGTTTTTTGCTCAGTTTATATAAGAGAGAGGCTCTTGGAGCTACTTATTTAAAGGGTGGAATAGCAATTCCT
This genomic window from Clostridium pasteurianum DSM 525 = ATCC 6013 contains:
- a CDS encoding DNA cytosine methyltransferase, translated to MEQLSIFNKVDDFQEQQTDDRELSIEEINKFINEHKLTERIDIINTENASKRRFTILSLFSGCGGLDLGFKGGFTYLHGNYERNNFDIIWANEINSQAVETYRSYFGNHIVCEDINNIRDDEFPQADIIIGGFPCQDFSLAGKKQGLNVERGRLYLQMKRAIDAVKPVAFIAENVRNLMVMGNGVVLKTIIDDFKQSGYNVYFHLYNAANYGVPQNRERVIIYGIREDLNNIPFIPLETHSLYNWVTASEAIDDLWDKLDTNIPNHSRRDYSKAKFYEGKRTQGNIRIQSDKVAPTIRAEHHGNIEGHYRTYGDESDLSNWRRLSVRECARIQTFPDDFIFQSAASSAYKQVGNAVPPVLAWNIARALFLSLIRIK
- a CDS encoding IS200/IS605 family transposase, which translates into the protein MLFDRHPEYRSRWGERHFWARGYYVATVGNVNEDTIIEYIRQQEESDKLEDGRK
- a CDS encoding sigma 54-interacting transcriptional regulator, whose protein sequence is MKDALEIITEDRNISDRAFTRDLNARGYKLSRYTAVEIKKEAVKFLVESGDAAGENNNKKENKIEVKENVTLKKNNMGKADDPFDCIIGHEDSLKLQINQAKAAILYPPNGLHTLLLGPSGVGKSYMAEVMYNFARTTKNFLPNAPFMVFNCADYADNPQLLLSQLFGHVKGAFTGAADGKKGMVELCNGGILFLDEIHRLPSEGQEILFYLIDRGKFRRLGETELTRESKLMIIAATTESPEGSLLLTFRRRIPMIIEIPSINDRSYRERFEIIKNFFLNESIRLGKDIFVARDVIKSFMVYDCPGNIGQLKSDIQVCCAKGFLQSTLNSVDKVKVSFKDVPDYVKEQVLSFNAKDKELEKYTCEDIIVSSKGIEILRKEQYNSVDKDNIYMFIEEKYKKLKNDGYSDRDINKIIGSQVEEELVRFASAVNLSSDNIQELVDIVGNEILSIIEDIFNLIKENIPEIQRKVICSLAIHLKSAYDRILNAHKIVNPNLHMVKKEYRREYSVSRKIAELIKNKLNINFPEDEVAFIAMYLKHFQHKNKLQISGRVGVIVLSHGRVASGMAEVANRLLGVKHAVGLEMELSDSPNIMLEKTIKLVKQVDEGKGCILLVDMGSLTTFGDIITAKTGIPTRVIGRVDTLMVLECVRRALLPEDTLDSIADEIDNKNYISSGINIDADNMTKAIITLCITGEGAAERVKEYIKNYLGETIKDIDIIPLGYMNGENVISTIERVSRNKEILAVVGTINPEIKDIPFISVENIVTGRALNALENLINKKNILKNRLAKVIPEEFIFPEENYKYKDELLDNMAKRLIEADCVEEGFLLSLYKREALGATYLKGGIAIPHGDSRFVTKPAIAVTKLATPINWDGVNNVDLIFMIALKEDSKDYFEQLYRVISSNEALLKIRSSKGRKEIMDILFENTLLTR